The Apium graveolens cultivar Ventura chromosome 3, ASM990537v1, whole genome shotgun sequence sequence GCAGGTGATGTTTATATGCAACCATTGCCCCTTTGTCATACACTTGAAAAAAGCAATAGTAAAGCTTTCAAAATTTTACATGCAGGTAGTCGGAGTTTGTCGAAGTTCTTCTTAGTTCATAGGCCTTGCTCGGACCAGGCATTTGATGAGTTATATGGACAACAATGAACATTAATATTTTCTAATTCTTTTTGTTGTGTGCTGCAGAAGGGGCTTGCAGTCGTCGCAATATCATCAAACTCTGTCATAACTCATCCACAGGTTGAGCTATTCCCATGGCTTCAGATTGAGCTGCTTTGAAGAATTAAAGTCATCATATGATTTGTTCATCATTGAATTCCTCACAGGATGGACCAGATTTAATGGCTGAAGATGCCAAACAGTTTAGCTACCCTTTCCCATATCTATATGATGAGGTAGGCCATTCAGattatattattttgtgaatttAGACATGAATCAAGTTAATCTAAGAATGCATTTATGAGTTTTATAAAGTATCTGAAAAAGTCTACTAGCTGAAAAGTTAAATGATTTGAAGATTTGGCTGGGTTTCAACATCATACACATATGAATCTGTGTAAATTTAACTTAGGAGTTAGCCTCATGTCAACCGAAATATATATTACATCCTAAATTGTACACATGAGAGTTGCTTCAGAAATTAATATGTCAGTGTACTTCTCTGCAGTCACAGGATGTCGCAAGAGAATTTGGAGCTGTTTGTACGCCAGAGTTTTTCCTATTTAAGAAGGTGATTAGGATCTACACTATCCTTGTACAGTTCCTGTCCGGTATATCTATTTATTCACCCGAAAATATTGATGTCAGGACAGTAATAAATCAATCTCTTCTTTCAAGTTGAATCCCAGCAAACTGACGGATCCATATTATCTTGTGCTGTAACAGGATGGTCGTAGACCCTTTCAGCTAGTATATCATGGGCAGTTTGATGATTCACGGCCAAGCAACAATGTACCTGTCACAGGAAGGTTGGTCTCTGATTTATTTTTTGGGTCAGATTTAATTAGTAAAGCTCAGAACCAAGTCCTTAGCCTCTCGAAGTTTCTAACCTTAGCTAAATCTGTCTAGGGATTTGGCGGTGGCAGTAGACTGTGCTCTTAGTGCCCAGCCAGTACCATCAGTTCAAAAACCTAGGTATGCTTATGTTACGATTCCTATTTTTTTCATTCTACTCACGAATTAATTTTTGATTCCTCACATTGGTTGCTTACATTCTGAAAGCTCTTCTTTCCGTTTTCTTGAAGTGTTGGATGTAGCATAAAATGGCATCCAGTGACAGAGCTGTAATAGTATGTTGATCTTACTTCAGCCCATGTTGCAGTCTGTTATAGTGTTATGCTATAAAGTATATGTTAGTTATCTTTGTATTCTGCCTTTAATTGTAATTCTAAATGTCTTTGTTTTGATTATCTAGAATTGCAATTTTAAATTGTAACATTATTTATCCTTGTCAAGTCCTTTCTCCTGACCCTTATGTGTTCCACTGTTTCTGCTTCAGTCTCTTAAATTTGGATGCAGTGTTGCACAAGCAGATGGTGTGATCTGATGTCTTATTGATGTCTTCTTATTTGTTTGAGATTGCAGTTTTATGTATGTAACATAATTTAAGGCCTGAATTTCTTATAAATAGCATTTTGTTTTTTCCTGCTAACAACAAATAGCATTCTTGTTTATAACTAAAACGGTGATATGATGTCATATTAGCTGTAATGATGCCAATTACATGAAGTGTATTGTTCAATACACCACGCGGTGACTATTTTTTGCTCAAAAGAAATGCCCCTTGCGAAAACAGTAACATCCGACTCGTTACATCTTTAATAAATTATGTAGGATACGTGATTATGTCCACTTGCGTATACTGTAAAATAAAAATCTTCAGGGCTACGTTAAATCTCAGATGATATGCATATGAATGAATAAATCCTGAATTTTGCAACATCTTCTGAAACTAAAGTGTTAGTTTCCCTTTAATTTCCTAGACACTTCAATAACTCTCTGTTTGAAGATCCAGATTCAACACAAAAACCATTTCAACTAGTTCATAACTACAATTTTCTAATCATCTCGAATAAATAACTTAAAATAAAGGCTTTTTTTTTGCTTATATGCATTGTTTTATACTTGTTTTTTGAAGTTCTGTGTAATTGTTCAAATGCTTGTACTCTTTCAATATGAGCTTCTTCATACTGAACTTGAAATGTGTCTGAGTTTGTCGCCATCCGGGGCTGTGTAGCCGTGTAGGTATAAGCTTGACAGTAGAGTTGTAATCACCTTTTAGGGAATTCGAACTTGCAAGGAACACACACATGACACATCAATTGAAATTATATTGTCTAAAGTGATACACAGCTTACTGATTAATATCCTTATCAACCTGCTAAAACATATCTGTCCACTTATTATGTAAGAGGACCAAAGTAATATTTCTCAGAAGTAGATGGTATCAGGTACATGCATACAAATGCAACATATAAACACCTAAGCATGATAAAGATATTAAGCCATTTTCGTTTAACACCTAAAGTTTCAGGACATTTGATAATTTAACATGGCATCGAAGAAGA is a genomic window containing:
- the LOC141712273 gene encoding uncharacterized protein LOC141712273; this encodes MASPAILHSPSTSFSLTTSFFSQRLALYPQQQSIPKSSKNIAIRAARTESKGVSLGFRPPRFQLTEPLTGRVWELEDFESHPALLVMFICNHCPFVIHLKKAIVKLSKFYMQKGLAVVAISSNSVITHPQDGPDLMAEDAKQFSYPFPYLYDESQDVAREFGAVCTPEFFLFKKDGRRPFQLVYHGQFDDSRPSNNVPVTGRDLAVAVDCALSAQPVPSVQKPSVGCSIKWHPVTEL